In Populus trichocarpa isolate Nisqually-1 chromosome 12, P.trichocarpa_v4.1, whole genome shotgun sequence, a genomic segment contains:
- the LOC7482993 gene encoding plastid division protein CDP1, chloroplastic isoform X1: MLKGRGLYLGCCYVSDLLMDARDKLLFEPEYAGNVREKIPPKSSLRIPWAWLSGALCLLQEVGEEKLVLDIGRAALQHPDAKPYSHDVLLSMALAECAIAKIGFERNKVSLGFEALARARCLLSCKISLGKMALLSQIEESLEELAPACTLELLGMLHSPENAERRRGAIAALRELLRQGLDVETSCRVQDWPCFLSQALNRLMATEIVDLIMRNLYEIYAFFFMIKLMVKSRAFKKTSKMAFKLVL; this comes from the exons atgCTCAAAGGAAGAGGGTTATACCTTGGATGCTGTTATGTCTCG GATCTTCTAATGGATGCAAGGGATAAGCTTCTTTTTGAACCAGAATATGCTGGGAATGTGAGGGAGAAGATCCCACCTAAATCCTCTCTGCGAATTCCATGGGCTTGGTTGTCTGGTGCCCTTTGCCTGCTTCAAGAG GTTGGGGAAGAGAAGCTGGTGCTGGATATTGGCCGAGCAGCTCTCCAGCATCCAGATGCTAAGCCATATTCTCATGATGTGCTTCTATCCATGGCATTGGCAGAG TGTGCAATTGCGAAGATTGGTTTTGAGAGGAACAAAGTGTCCCTCGGATTTGAAGCTCTTGCTCGTGCCCGGTGTCTTCTTAGTTGTAAAATCTCACTTGGCAAGATGGCATTACTATCTCAG ATAGAAGAATCTCTGGAGGAGCTTGCACCTGCCTGCACATTGGAATTATTAGGCATGCTGCACTCTCCTGAAAATGCAGAACGGAGACGAGGAGCGATTGCTGCCCTGCGTGAATTGCTGAGGCAGGGCCTTGACGTGGAAACATCATGCAGAGTCCAAGATTGGCCATGTTTTCTGAGCCAAGCACTTAACAGACTCATGGCTACAGAAATAGTTGACTTGATCATGCGTAACTTGTATGaaatttatgcatttttttttatgataaagttAATGGTAAAATCGCGtgcctttaaaaaaacaagtaaaatggcATTTAAATTAGTCTTGTGA
- the LOC7482993 gene encoding plastid division protein CDP1, chloroplastic isoform X3: MDARDKLLFEPEYAGNVREKIPPKSSLRIPWAWLSGALCLLQEVGEEKLVLDIGRAALQHPDAKPYSHDVLLSMALAECAIAKIGFERNKVSLGFEALARARCLLSCKISLGKMALLSQIEESLEELAPACTLELLGMLHSPENAERRRGAIAALRELLRQGLDVETSCRVQDWPCFLSQALNRLMATEIVDLIMRNLYEIYAFFFMIKLMVKSRAFKKTSKMAFKLVL, encoded by the exons ATGGATGCAAGGGATAAGCTTCTTTTTGAACCAGAATATGCTGGGAATGTGAGGGAGAAGATCCCACCTAAATCCTCTCTGCGAATTCCATGGGCTTGGTTGTCTGGTGCCCTTTGCCTGCTTCAAGAG GTTGGGGAAGAGAAGCTGGTGCTGGATATTGGCCGAGCAGCTCTCCAGCATCCAGATGCTAAGCCATATTCTCATGATGTGCTTCTATCCATGGCATTGGCAGAG TGTGCAATTGCGAAGATTGGTTTTGAGAGGAACAAAGTGTCCCTCGGATTTGAAGCTCTTGCTCGTGCCCGGTGTCTTCTTAGTTGTAAAATCTCACTTGGCAAGATGGCATTACTATCTCAG ATAGAAGAATCTCTGGAGGAGCTTGCACCTGCCTGCACATTGGAATTATTAGGCATGCTGCACTCTCCTGAAAATGCAGAACGGAGACGAGGAGCGATTGCTGCCCTGCGTGAATTGCTGAGGCAGGGCCTTGACGTGGAAACATCATGCAGAGTCCAAGATTGGCCATGTTTTCTGAGCCAAGCACTTAACAGACTCATGGCTACAGAAATAGTTGACTTGATCATGCGTAACTTGTATGaaatttatgcatttttttttatgataaagttAATGGTAAAATCGCGtgcctttaaaaaaacaagtaaaatggcATTTAAATTAGTCTTGTGA
- the LOC7482994 gene encoding UDP-glycosyltransferase 88B1: MEDTVVLYPSQTHLSSMLELGKLILKHRPSVSVTFVMSNPSTELVSANPFITFIPLPEVSLPSPITSFLDLGASFFEISKLNNPNLHKALSSLSTTSNIKALIIDFFCSAAFEFLSSRLDIPIYYFNSSGACGLSMFLYLPTLDKNITESLKDLDILVEFPGLPKVPSKDIPPFLCDRSHRVYQYFVDTGKQMFRSAGVVVNTFESLEPNTFKAIQERKCIPNEPLPPIFCVGPLAITGESRKENECLTWLDSQPSRSVLYLCFGSMGVFSSSQLKEIAIGLEKSGVRFLWAVRAPKEDGQTQARKTGIATESCLESIFPEGFLDRTKDRGFIVKSWAPQLAILNHGSVGGFVTHCGWKSILEAVCAGVPMLGWPLFAEQKMNRVSLVEEMKVGLAVKLAGEDDFVSAAELEERVTELMNSKKGEALRERIKALREAAVVAKSEGGSTYVAMERLVESFK, translated from the coding sequence ATGGAGGACACAGTTGTTTTGTACCCATCACAGACCCATTTGTCCTCCATGCTGGAATTGGGCAAGCTAATACTCAAACACCGTCCTTCAGTCTCAGTCACCTTCGTAATGTCCAACCCTTCAACTGAATTAGTCTCCGCCAATCCTTTCATTACTTTTATTCCCCTTCCCGAAGTTTCTCTTCCATCTCCCATCACTTCATTTTTAGATTTAGGAGCCTCATTCTTTGAGATCTCTAAACTCAACAACCCAAACCTCCACAAAGCCCTTTCAAGTCTTTCTACGACCTCCAACATAAAAGCCTTGATCATAGATTTCTTTTGCAGCGCAGCATTCGAGTTTCTCTCCTCTAGGCTCGACATCCCCATTTACTATTTCAACTCTTCTGGTGCCTGTGGCTTGTCCATGTTTCTTTACTTGCCTACCTTAGATAAAAACATCACTGAGAGCTTGAAAGACCTGGACATCCTTGTTGAGTTTCCTGGTTTACCAAAAGTTCCATCAAAAGATATCCCGCCATTTCTTTGTGACCGATCTCATAGAGTTTACCAGTACTTCGTCGATACTGGAAAGCAGATGTTCAGGTCTGCAGGAGTTGTTGTAAATACGTTCGAGTCACTAGAGCCAAACACATTTAAGGCAATACAAGAAAGAAAGTGCATCCCAAATGAGCCCCTACCACCAATATTTTGTGTCGGTCCCCTTGCAATCACTGGTGAAAGCAGAAAGGAAAATGAGTGTCTAACTTGGCTAGATTCACAACCAAGTCGCAGTGttttatatctttgttttgGCAGTATGGGAGTCTTCAGTTCAAGTCAGTTGAAGGAAATTGCTATTGGGTTGGAAAAAAGTGGGGTTAGATTCTTGTGGGCAGTGCGTGCTCCAAAAGAAGATGGCCAAACCCAAGCTAGAAAGACAGGTATAGCAACAGAATCATGTCTGGAGTCGATATTTCCAGAAGGGTTCTTGGATAGAACCAAAGACAGGGGATTTATAGTGAAGTCATGGGCACCACAACTTGCAATACTTAACCATGGCTCGGTTGGTGGGTTTGTGACTCACTGTGGATGGAAGTCGATACTTGAAGCTGTGTGTGCAGGGGTGCCGATGTTGGGTTGGCCTCTATTTGCAGAGCAAAAGATGAATCGTGTTAGCTTGGTTGAGGAAATGAAGGTGGGTCTAGCGGTGAAATTGGCGGGTGAAGATGATTTTGTCAGTGCGGCTGAGTTGGAGGAGCGTGTGACTGAGTTGATGAACTCGAAGAAAGGTGAAGCTCTTCGAGAACGAATCAAGGCTTTAAGAGAGGCTGCGGTGGTTGCTAAAAGTGAAGGAGGTTCTACTTATGTTGCTATGGAGAGGCTGGTGGAATCATTCAAGTAA
- the LOC7485199 gene encoding plastid division protein CDP1, chloroplastic isoform X4: MNWQVVGVPDKAEKDEIVKSVMQLKNAQVEEGYTMDAVMSRQDLLMDARDKLLFEPEYAGNVREKIPPKSTLRIPWAWLSGALCLLQEVGEEKLVLDIGRAALQHPDAKPYSHDVLLSMALAECAIAKIGFERNKVSLGFEALARAQCLLRCKISLGKMTLLSQIEESLEELAPACTLELLGMLHSPENAERRRGAIAALRELLRQGLDVETSCRVQDWPCFLSQALNRLMATEIVDLLPWDDLALVRKNKKSLESQNQRVVIDYNCFYMAILAHIALGFSSKQTELVNKAKTICECLMASESIDLKFEEALCLFLLGQGNQDQAVEKLQQIESNSNPATRSLVPGKEIKDVSGAKPSLETWLKDSVLAIFSDTRGCTPSLVSFFGGERRAIASKKSRIAAQVTAPVFHRPLSDIAMKQMDAGETIPYMNSSQHFRSAVKQLAPTDLQSSLILTKNASGSNVNEPSVQLKRDLGVYNRGTWESWLERGDLVGKISFVGVLGCVVFITFKLSGMNVGRMRIASRLTSDRTSMGTSTLAWTTDSSLDRNVHPVYISQSGIFGRLRNLLSMIKVQFGNRSYTKRLQGSRLAASISSSIATISRKQMPVEEAEALVKHWQAIKAEALGPGHQVHSLSEVLDESMLAQWQALADAAKAQSSYWRFVLLQLSILQAHIFSDGYGVEIAEIEALLEEAAELVDESLQKNPNYYSTYKILYVLKRQDDGSWRFCQGDIQTT; encoded by the exons TCAAGTGGAAGAGGGTTATACCATGGATGCTGTTATGTCTCGGCAG GATCTTCTAATGGATGCAAGGGATAAGCTTCTTTTTGAACCAGAATATGCTGGGAATGTGAGGGAGAAGATCCCACCTAAATCCACTCTGCGAATCCCATGGGCTTGGTTGTCTGGTGCCCTTTGCCTGCTTCAAGAG GTTGGGGAAGAAAAGCTGGTGCTGGATATTGGTCGAGCAGCTCTCCAGCATCCAGATGCTAAGCCATATTCTCATGATGTGCTTCTATCCATGGCATTGGCAGAG TGTGCAATTGCGAAGATTGGTTTTGAGAGGAACAAAGTGTCCCTCGGATTTGAAGCTCTTGCTCGTGCCCAGTGTCTTCTTAGGTGTAAAATCTCACTTGGCAAGATGACATTACTATCTCAG ATAGAAGAATCTCTGGAGGAGCTTGCACCTGCCTGCACATTGGAATTATTAGGCATGCTGCACTCTCCTGAAAATGCAGAACGGAGACGAGGAGCGATTGCTGCCCTGCGTGAATTGCTGAGGCAGGGCCTTGATGTGGAAACATCATGCAGAGTTCAAGATTGGCCATGTTTTCTGAGCCAAGCACTTAACAGACTCATGGCTACAGAAATAGTTGACCTCCTTCCTTGGGATGATTTAGCCCTTGTGCGCAAGAATAAGAAATCACTTGAGTCACAGAATCAAAGGGTTGTGATCGATTACAATTGTTTCTACATGGCGATTTTAGCTCATATTGCTCTTGGTTTTTCTAGCAAGCAAACAGAATTG GTCAACAAAGCAAAAACTATATGTGAGTGTTTGATGGCATCAGAGAGTATTGATCTAAAATTTGAAGAAGCTCTCTGCTTGTTTCTGCTCGGTCAG GGTAATCAAGACCAGGCAGTTGAAAAGCTTCAGCAGATAGAATCAAATTCAAATCCTGCTACAAGGAGTCTGGTCCCAGGAAAGGAGATTAAAGATGTCTCTGGTGCAAAACCATCATTG GAAACATGGCTGAAGGATTCTGTGCTTGCTATCTTTTCAGATACTAGAGGCTGCACTCCTTCTTTG GTGAGCTTTTTTGGTGGTGAAAGGAGAGCTATTGCAAGCAAGAAAAGTAGAATAGCTGCACAAGTCACTGCTCCTGTATTCCATCGACCACTGTCTGACATTGCAATGAAACAAATGGATGCTGGGGAAACAATTCCATATATGAACTCTTCTCAACACTTTAGGTCTGCTGTCAAGCAATTAGCTCCAACTGATCTGCAAAGCTCATTGATATTGACCAAGAATGCCAGTGGAAGCAATGTGAATGAACCGTCAGTTCAATTGAAGAGAGATCTTGGTGTTTACAATAGAGGAACTTGGGAAAGTTGGTTAGAACGTGGAGATCTGGTTGGAAAGATTAGTTTTGTTGGAGTATTAGGTTGTGTTGTGTTTATTACCTTTAAACTGTCAGGCATGAATGTGGGAAGGATGAGAATTGCATCTAGATTAACCTCTGATAGAACTAGTATGGGCACCAGTACCCTTGCCTGGACAACAGATTCTTCTCTTGATCGCAATGTTCACCCTGTTTATATTAGTCAAAGTGGTATTTTTGGCAGATTGAGAAATCTGTTGTCCATGATTAAGGTGCAGTTTGGAAACCGATCATATACTAAAAGATTGCAAGGTTCGAGGCTTGCTGCTAGTATATCATCTTCTATTGCAACAATATCTAGGAAGCAAATGCCTGTTGAAGAAGCTGAAGCTCTTGTTAAGCATTGGCAAGCAATTAAAGCTGAAGCTCTGGGTCCTGGCCACCAAGTTCACAGCCTCTCTGAAGTCCTTGATGAGTCTATGCTTGCCCAG TGGCAAGCTTTAGCTGATGCAGCAAAAGCCCAGTCCTCTTATTGGAGATTTGTTTTGCTGCAACTGTCCATTCTGCAAGCTCATATTTTCTCAGATGGATATGGTGTTGAGATTGCAGAAATCGAAGCTCTCCTTGAGGAAGCAGCAGAGCTGGTTGATGAATCCCTGCAGAAGAACCCAAACTATTACAG CACCTACAAGATTCTTTATGTTCTAAAAAGGCAAGATGACGGATCATGGAGGTTCTGCCAAGGTGATATTCAAACAACATGA
- the LOC7482993 gene encoding plastid division protein CDP1, chloroplastic isoform X2 — MSRQDLLMDARDKLLFEPEYAGNVREKIPPKSSLRIPWAWLSGALCLLQEVGEEKLVLDIGRAALQHPDAKPYSHDVLLSMALAECAIAKIGFERNKVSLGFEALARARCLLSCKISLGKMALLSQIEESLEELAPACTLELLGMLHSPENAERRRGAIAALRELLRQGLDVETSCRVQDWPCFLSQALNRLMATEIVDLIMRNLYEIYAFFFMIKLMVKSRAFKKTSKMAFKLVL, encoded by the exons ATGTCTCGGCAA GATCTTCTAATGGATGCAAGGGATAAGCTTCTTTTTGAACCAGAATATGCTGGGAATGTGAGGGAGAAGATCCCACCTAAATCCTCTCTGCGAATTCCATGGGCTTGGTTGTCTGGTGCCCTTTGCCTGCTTCAAGAG GTTGGGGAAGAGAAGCTGGTGCTGGATATTGGCCGAGCAGCTCTCCAGCATCCAGATGCTAAGCCATATTCTCATGATGTGCTTCTATCCATGGCATTGGCAGAG TGTGCAATTGCGAAGATTGGTTTTGAGAGGAACAAAGTGTCCCTCGGATTTGAAGCTCTTGCTCGTGCCCGGTGTCTTCTTAGTTGTAAAATCTCACTTGGCAAGATGGCATTACTATCTCAG ATAGAAGAATCTCTGGAGGAGCTTGCACCTGCCTGCACATTGGAATTATTAGGCATGCTGCACTCTCCTGAAAATGCAGAACGGAGACGAGGAGCGATTGCTGCCCTGCGTGAATTGCTGAGGCAGGGCCTTGACGTGGAAACATCATGCAGAGTCCAAGATTGGCCATGTTTTCTGAGCCAAGCACTTAACAGACTCATGGCTACAGAAATAGTTGACTTGATCATGCGTAACTTGTATGaaatttatgcatttttttttatgataaagttAATGGTAAAATCGCGtgcctttaaaaaaacaagtaaaatggcATTTAAATTAGTCTTGTGA